From a single Nothobranchius furzeri strain GRZ-AD chromosome 9, NfurGRZ-RIMD1, whole genome shotgun sequence genomic region:
- the galr1b gene encoding galanin receptor type 1b, with translation MLLPGNESSFQTEVNGSSDGEPGAEAVIVPVLFGMIFVVGVVGNSLVLVVIGSLKHRGGERVLSPTNIFIVNLSLADLSFLLLCVPVHATIYSLPEWVFGAFLCKFGHYFYTVSMLVSIFTLAGMSVDRYIAVVRSKSSVCVRSRRKALVGVCLIWTLSLACSVPVGQHQILTNHPTAPNSTFCWENWSGASRRAFKVSVLVLGFVLPLLLICCCYTRILCHLHKKMKNMSKKSEHSKRKTVQTILLVVAAFTICWMPHHIIAMWVEFGRFPLNDASFAFRIVSHCLSYGNSCVNPILYAFLSENFRTACRRVFTRSLSYPPPSNGKVVRFRMDNFSTTHSTTNI, from the exons ATGCTTCTTCCGGGAAACGAGTCCTCCTTCCAGACTGAGGTCAACGGGTCATCGGATGGCGAACCGGGAGCGGAGGCGGTGATAGTACCGGTGCTATTCGGGATGATCTTTGTGGTGGGCGTGGTGGGGAACTCCTTGGTTCTGGTGGTGATCGGGAGCCTGAAGCACCGCGGCGGAGAGCGGGTCCTGAGTCCCACCAACATCTTCATCGTGAACCTGAGCCTGGCGGACCTCAGCTTCCTCCTCCTCTGCGTCCCGGTCCACGCAACCATCTACTCTCTGCCGGAGTGGGTGTTCGGAGCCTTCCTCTGCAAGTTCGGTCACTACTTCTACACCGTCAGCATGCTGGTCAGCATCTTTACGCTAGCGGGCATGTCCGTGGATCGGTACATTGCTGTGGTGCGCTCCAAGAGTTCCGTGTGCGTGCGGAGTCGCAGGAAAGCACTGGTCGGGGTGTGCCTCATCTGGACGCTGTCTCTAGCGTGCTCGGTACCGGTGGGCCAGCACCAGATTCTCACGAACCATCCCACAGCCCCGAACAGCACCTTCTGCTGGGAGAACTGGTCTGGAGCGTCCAGGCGCGCCTTTAAGGTGTCGGTCCTGGTTCTGGGTTTCGTACTGCCGCTGCTGCTGATCTGCTGCTGCTACACCCGG ATTTTATGTCACCTTCATAAAAAAATGAAGAACATGTCTAAGAAGTCTGAGCACTCCAAAAGAAAg ACTGTTCAGACCATCCTTCTGGTTGTCGCCGCATTCACCATCTGCTGGATGCCTCACCACATCATCGCCATGTGGGTGGAGTTTGGCAGGTTCCCGCTGAATGATGCTTCCTTTGCTTTCCGTATTGTCTCCCACTGCCTGTCCTATGGGAACTCCTGCGTCAACCCCATCCTCTACGCCTTCCTCTCGGAGAATTTCCGCACAGCTTGCAGACGTGTCTTCACCCGCTCCCTGTCGTACCCTCCACCATCCAATGGAAAGGTGGTTCGATTCCGCATGGACAACTTCTCCACCACACACTCCACCACCAACATCTGA
- the ctrb.3 gene encoding serine protease, with protein sequence MIIMAFLWILSCLAFVGAAYGCGSPAIPPQVSGYARIVNGEEAVPHSWPWQVSLQQSNGFHFCGGSLISENWVVTAAHCNVRTYHRVIAGEHDKGFGSVEDVQVLKPAQVFTHPGWNSATINNDIALIKLASPARLGQNVSPVCLPESSDFFQPGMTCVTSGWGLTRYNAPSTPNKLQQAALPLLSNEDCKRHWGSSISDIMICAGGAGATSCMGDSGGPLVCEKDNVWTLVGIVSWGSSRCSTTTPAVYARVTELRGWVDQILASN encoded by the exons atgatcaTCATGGCCTTCCTGTGGATCCTCTCTTGCCTCGCTTTTGTGGGTGCCGCCTATG gctgtggcAGCCCTGCCATCCCACCCCAGGTGTCTGGCTACGCCCGCATCGTCAACGGTGAGGAGGCGGTGCCTCACTCATGGCCTTGGCAGGTGTCTCTACAG CAATCCAATGGTTTCCACTTTTGCGGAGGGTCTCTGATCAGTGAAAACTGGGTGGTGACAGCGGCTCACTGTAACGTCAG GACCTACCATCGTGTAATCGCTGGAGAACACGATAAAGGCTTCGGCTCTGTTGAGGACGTCCAGGTCCTAAAACCTGCCCAG GTGTTCACCCACCCTGGATGGAACTCTGCCACTATCAACAATGACATTGCCCTCATCAAGCTGGCTAGCCCCGCCCGCCTGGGACAAAATGTGTCCCCCGTCTGTCTGCCCGAGTCCAGTGATTTCTTCCAACCTGGCATGACCTGCGTGACCTCTGGCTGGGGTCTTACCCGCTACAACG CTCCCAGTACTCCCAACAAGCTGCAACAGGCTGCTCTGCCCCTGCTCTCCAATGAGGACTGCAAGCGccactggggcagcagcatctctgacATCATGATTTGtgctggaggagctggagccACTTCCTGCATG GGCGACTCTGGTGGTCCTCTGGTCTGTGAGAAGGACAATGTGTGGACTCTGGTGGGTATTGTGTCCTGGGGAAGCAGCCGCTGTTCCACCACCACTCCTGCTGTCTATGCCCGCGTCACCGAGCTGAGAGGATGGGTGGATCAGATCCTTGCCTCTAACTGA
- the LOC107381578 gene encoding chymotrypsin A: MYKSPSPQRLQHDRAMAFLWILSCLAFVGAAYGCGDPAIPPIITGYSRIVNGEEAVPHSWPWQVSLQDYTGFHFCGGSLINENWVVTAAHCNVRTSHRVILGEHDRSSNAESIQVMAVGKVFKHPQYNGFTINNDILLIKLAQPAQLNMRVSPVCVAATSDNFPGGMRCVTSGWGLTRSNAPDTPARLQQASLPLLTNDNCRRFWGNKITDIMICAGASGASSCMGDSGGPLVCEKSGAWTLVGIVSWGSGTCSTSTPGVYARVTKLRSWMDQIIAAN; this comes from the exons ATGTATAAAAGCCCCTCACCCCAACGGCTCCAGCATGATCGAGCCATGGCTTTCCTCTGGATCCTCTCCTGCCTCGCCTTCGTCGGCGCCGCCTACG GTTGCGGTGACCCCGCCATCCCCCCCATCATCACCGGCTACTCCCGTATTGTGAATGGTGAGGAGGCAGTGCCTCACTCCTGGCCCTGGCAGGTGTCTCTGCAG GATTACACCGGTTTCCACTTCTGTGGAGGCTCTCTCATCAACGAGAACTGGGTGGTGACAGCTGCTCACTGCAATGTCAG AACCTCTCATCGTGTGATCCTCGGAGAACACGACCGCTCCTCCAACGCTGAGAGCATCCAGGTGATGGCGGTCGGCAAG GTGTTCAAACACCCCCAGTACAATGGCTTCACCATCAACAATGACATCCTTCTCATCAAGCTGGCCCAGCCTGCCCAGCTCAACATGCGTGTTTCTCCCGTGTGTGTGGCCGCCACCTCCGATAACTTCCCTGGGGGCATGAGGTGTGTGACCTCTGGCTGGGGTCTGACCCGTTCCAACG CCCCTGACACACCTGCTCGCCTGCAGCAGGCCTCCCTGCCCCTCCTGACCAACGATAACTGCCGTCGTTTCTGGGGCAACAAGATCACCGACATAATGATCTGCGCTGGAGCCTCTGGAGCCTCCTCCTGCATG GGAGACTCTGGTGGTCCCCTGGTCTGTGAGAAGAGCGGGGCCTGGACTCTGGTAGGTATCGTTTCCTGGGGCAGTGGAACCTGCTCCACCAGCACACCCGGTGTCTACGCCCGCGTAACCAAGCTGCGCTCCTGGATGGATCAGATCATTGCTGCCAACTGA
- the agrp gene encoding agouti-related protein, giving the protein MFGAFLFCCWCFSLLRLSSSLVHGNLQLDEGPFAGHRTDTAYLPDMERSHAPSQVNPALLPEDSEEDRFLMEAGSNNEDSSAALQLQGRATRSPRRCIPHQQFCLGYSLPCCDPCDTCYCRFYNAICYCRPVGHTCMTRRT; this is encoded by the exons ATGTTCGGGGCGTTCTTGTTCTGCTGTTGGTGCTTCAGTCTGCTGCGACTCTCCTCCTCTCTTGTTCATGGAAACCTCCAACTGGATGAGGGTCCGTTTGCTGGCCACAGAACCGATACCGCCTACCTGCCTGACATGG AGAGAAGCCACGCCCCCAGCCAGGTGAACCCTGCCCTCCTACCTGAAGACTCAGAGGAGGATCGCTTTTTGATGGAGGCAGGATCAAACAATGAG GACTCGTCTGCAGCGCTGCAGCTGCAGGGTCGAGCCACACGCTCGCCACGCCGCTGCATCCCTCACCAGCAGTTCTGTCTGGGCTACTCGCTGCCCTGCTGTGACCCCTGTGACACCTGCTACTGCCGATTCTACAACGCCATCTGCTACTGTCGTCCTGTCGGCCACACCTGCATGACCAGACGCACCTGA